From Bacteroides uniformis:
ATGGACAAAAAATGTACCAAAGGTGGAAGATGCGTCTACCGCACCACGGAATCGGAGGAGAAATTCACAGAATCGGCTTCTACTTTCCTGAATGAATCGATAAGAGTTGAGAGGATTGAACTATAAATTCGTCAGCATTAAACATTAAAACAAAAACATTTGTTATATTTGTAAGACAGAAACCTCTAAATTCATACCATCATGAAAGAAGAAGACAAAAGCAAACTCGTTGAGGTGTTCACCGGTTCACCGTGGGAAGCAGAACTCGTAAAGAGCCTGCTGGGAAATAGTGATATTGAAGCTGTAACAAAAGACGGAATGGTAGTAAACGTTGTACTGCCTGCCACTGCGGTAGATGTTTCCGTTCTCGTCA
This genomic window contains:
- a CDS encoding DUF2007-related protein, producing MKEEDKSKLVEVFTGSPWEAELVKSLLGNSDIEAVTKDGMVVNVVLPATAVDVSVLVNEKDYEAAMEVVREYEKRENGD